A stretch of the Theileria equi strain WA chromosome 1, complete sequence genome encodes the following:
- a CDS encoding hypothetical protein (encoded by transcript BEWA_032890A) translates to MDRSHFFNIVFDGGAQVWKAGTDHEECHSVEHYVRLLFPELLVLNILRRTGFDHLYFGKVDGEWTEISKSKFNVILTKMKYTDTFDPESVLQKEKKRCPVNYPLVVLDISEPDASKFYINENQHGQVSHVQYIGNVGEYITAVVDEVDEIWIGGPRERCAVVASYTRGEDALITLWIVKTRLEVLRFKKINGKWKSIPWEEFNVELTRMMKNRRSQEPVVSYSASDESLQNIHNENLRGTSQRIVTCRRYSFQDSFSQRNYWHLIDKHESYGSDSGEEERRYITLNLANAKSGPFSIYEDIIGDTFCRSYSVSNVYCIDRVIYGDELLWNRQENTNCKGVHSYSYNGETVFKLNIHKGNVLCPRYFRRRDSRFTEVSEDEYNICSGNGDEEVSIEEPQSLVSVDLACEHPSSFTFLEQNVIDGYPYNKYAPPLTYFFNVIRDNGNEVWRASGNEKCLCAYSCSVNGTTRLILEILGDEEAFFKFFEKGGRTWNEIEYEESSTETLSEPNRPTLDGAGCSKWNSF, encoded by the coding sequence ATGGATAGGAGTCATTTTTTCAACATAGTTTTCGATGGAGGGGCACAAGTGTGGAAGGCTGGAACCGATCATGAAGAATGCCACAGCGTTGAGCACTATGTAAGACTTTTGTTTCCTGAGCTACTTGTCCTGAATATTCTCCGTCGTACCGGTTTTGATCACCTATACTTTGGAAAGGTTGACGGTGAATGGACCGAAATTAGCAAGAGCAAATTCAATGTTATCTTAACCAAAATGAAATATACAGATACTTTTGACCCTGAGTCTGTGTTGCAGaaagaaaagaagaggtGCCCGGTAAATTATCCTCTGGTTGTTTTAGACATTTCAGAACCAGACGcatcaaaattttacattaaTGAAAACCAACATGGTCAAGTCTCCCATGTACAATACATTGGAAATGTTGGCGAATATATAACAGCTGTCGTAGACGAAGTTGACGAGATATGGATAGGCGGGCCACGTGAAAGATGCGCAGTTGTGGCATCGTACACGAGGGGAGAAGATGCACTGATTACTCTATGGATAGTCAAGACAAGGTTGGAAGTTTTGCGATTCAAGAAaataaatggtaaatggaaaagCATCCCCTGGGAAGAGTTTAATGTGGAGTTGacaagaatgatgaaaaatagGAGGAGCCAAGAACCAGTCGTTAGTTATTCCGCCTCAGATGAAAGTCTACAAAACATTCACAATGAAAACCTCAGGGGTACAAGCCAGAGAATTGTTACATGCAGACGTTATTCGTTTCAAGATAGTTTCTCACAAAGGAATTACTGGCATTTAATTGACAAGCATGAGAGCTATGGGTCGGATAGTGGTGAGGAAGAAAGACGTTATATCACTTTGAATTTGGCCAATGCAAAGTCTGGTCCATTTAGCATTTACGAAGACATAATAGGTGATACTTTCTGCAGATCATACTCCGTGTCCAATGTTTACTGTATAGATCGAGTAATTTACGGAGACGAACTGCTTTGGAATAGACAGGAAAATACAAACTGTAAAGGGGTACATTCCTACTCTTACAACGGTGAAACCGTCTTTAAATTGAACATCCACAAGGGAAACGTGTTATGCCCTAGATACTTTAGAAGGAGAGACTCTAGATTTACAGAGGTatctgaagatgaataCAATATTTGTTCCGGAAATGGCGATGAAGAGGTATCGATTGAGGAGCCCCAATCGCTGGTATCGGTGGATCTTGCATGCGAGCACCCCTCTTCTTTCACTTTTCTAGAACAAAATGTAATCGACGGCTATCCGTATAATAAGTACGCTCCGCCACTAACTTACTTTTTTAATGTGATCAGAGATAATGGCAATGAAGTCTGGAGAGCTAGTGGGAATGAGAAATGTCTATGCGCATATTCCTGTTCTGTCAACGGAACGACAAGGCTCATATTGGAAATATTAGGGGATGAAGAAgcatttttcaaattttttgaaaagggTGGTAGAACATGGAATGAGATCGAGTACGAAGAATCTTCCACAGAGACCCTGTCAGAACCAAACAGACCTACACTCGACGGTGCTGGATGTTCCAAGTGGAATTCTTTCTGA